From the genome of Schaalia dentiphila ATCC 17982, one region includes:
- a CDS encoding small basic family protein yields MIAVIGLIIGIVLGVLLDPTVPAWLAPFLPVAVVAGLDALFGAGRAWLEGRFADRVFVTSFFWNVVVACLLVFLGTQLGVGSAMTTAIVVVLGIRIFSNTASIRRLLLKA; encoded by the coding sequence CGGCATTGTGCTCGGCGTCTTGCTCGACCCGACAGTGCCAGCGTGGCTGGCCCCGTTCCTTCCCGTCGCGGTCGTTGCCGGCCTGGACGCACTTTTCGGCGCGGGACGCGCATGGCTGGAGGGGCGCTTCGCAGACCGCGTGTTCGTGACCTCATTCTTCTGGAACGTCGTCGTTGCATGCCTGCTGGTTTTCCTGGGGACTCAGCTGGGAGTTGGATCCGCCATGACCACGGCCATCGTCGTTGTGCTGGGTATTCGAATTTTCTCGAACACCGCATCGATCCGCCGTCTGCTCCTGAAGGCCTGA